Below is a window of Virgibacillus sp. NKC19-3 DNA.
TGGGCACTTATTTTGTGAAAGCATGGAGAAAGGCTCTTGCTGTGTTTCCCTATATCCGCATGTACCCTAATGCATGTGTCCTTTACGATAATTTATGTCGCTACATAGGATGTTATATGGCTCATTGATATGGAGGTGGGGAAATGTCAGTTGAACATTTTTATGGTTTATGCCAGAAACACAAAGGAAAAGCTGTTGAAATTAAAACCCATGATGGAGAAACGCACAGGGGTGTGATTAATCATGTTGATAATAGATGTGTATATCTGCAACCCCTTGGCCGCACAAGGAATTTAGGTGGATTTGGCTATGGGTTTTATGGTCCTGGTTATTATAGACCCGGTTTTGGTTATGGGCTTGCATTAGGAGCCATTGGTACCTTGGCTTTACTACCATTTTTCTTTTGGTAAACGTTAATTATTGCAGGGATAAGGAATTGCAAAACAGACGAGAACGCTTTCGTCTGTTTTGTTTTTTGAGGGGGATAGTTAGGATTTCATAAATGTATCCGTTGGCATATGCAAGACATCTTTCGTCGTTTTTTTATTTGCCTCCATGTATGCTTTTACGATGTGATATCCAACGCAGTAGCCTGCCATTTTGGGATAAAGCCCCAGTCCGTATAATATCCGCTGATGTCTAGGATTTGTTTGTTGGATGGATTTATTGGGAATCACCAGCTTGTTTTGCATCTTTTCCAATTGTTGATTCGAGTAGTAGGAGGTCCATGAAGCTGTTAATTTTTCTCCAAACCCTTCTCTTACTGCATTTTCGGCTAGTCCTTCTAAAATGATGGTATCGAGTAATACAAAGTCCTTTATGTTTACCGGATACTTGGATAAACGACAGACATGATGATATTCATGGGTAAACAGTGCTCTTATTTCTTCTTCATCATTCTCTTCTGAAATAAATAGGAACAATTTATCGCTGAATGCTAAACCGGATTTTCCGTTGGAATCCTGAATTAAACGTTGATTGTTTGTATCGGAAGGAAAAATAAAGATTGGTACATCTGGACCATCCCATTCTTCCTGAAGATACTGCTTTTCCTTATGTACGGTTTTCCATACATTATTATTCTTTAATTTTTTTAATAAATCTTCTATATTTTTAGAAGGTGTACGATACATGCCATGCATCGTTAAATATTCATGGATTTCGGAAGCTAACACACGTTCAAAGTAAGCTACTAATTTTTCACATAATTCACTTGGCTCATCATACAAATCCAATAACCACTTATCTGTCCGAATAACGCCCATCTTAACACTCCTAACTAACACCTTTTCTAACTATACTATGCGCAGGGGATGAATATTGCGCAACTTTTTTTCGTAAATAGGACAGATACCTTCGCAAAAATTCTCCACTAGAATAAAATATAATACGTTTAATTAGGAGGTGTTATCTAAATGCCAATGCCGTTGTTTCCGAATAGACCGCCGAATCAGCCTCCGAGGCCATCACAAAGACCTCAAGGGGGATTCAGACCTCCTGGCGTTCAAGGAGGATCAGGGGGTTCCACGAAGTCAAACTTAATGTCCATGTTTCAAACAGATGAAGGCAACTTAGATTTTGATAAGATAACAAGTACTGGTAAACAGGTTATGGATTTATACGGTCAGGTAAGTCCATTGATTACAAAATTCATTAAAAGATAGGAAGAATAGGCGTCGTAAAGGGGAGATGATACGAATTTCATAGAATGAACGAACCAATCTCCCCTTCCAACATAAGGTATATACCAGGAAGAGGGCTGGATGTGAACACATATCTTGATCAGGGGATGTTGGAATGGCAACAATAGTTAGAAAAGCTACGTTTAGGGAAACACAGGAAATACGGAAATATGCTTTAAAAGTATTAAAGGAATCAACCATGGGGTATGTGGAACCAAGTCAGGAGAAGGCTGTGCAAATGCTGTCTCCTTTTTTGTCGGATGGTGGATACTACGTTGTTTCTATTGAAAATAATAACCTGCAAGGATGGATCGGATTGGGAAGCATAATGGATAATCATACCGAAGAGATGGTCGGGTTTATTCCGGAAGTCTATGTCTTACCGGCCTACCGTAAACAAGGGGTAGCGGAACAATTATGTAAGGAAGCATTCCAACAACTGAAATTACAAGGGTATAAGAAAGTGCAGCTACAAGTATTCTCCGGAAATCAGGTGAGAAATCTTTATGAGAAGCTTGGGTTTCAGGAAATCTCTTCGCTTATGGCTAAGGAGCTATAACATAAAAACCGGTTTTCCAGTTTATGTGGATTACCGGTTTTTTTGATAGCTATCATTTCTCAATATCAATGAATTTTCTGCTTTCATTATTTATGGGGGTAGTGATTTTCAATATGCCATCTTGATATGAAGCTTTTGTTTCTTTTTCGGAAATGGTAAACGGTAATGTGACGAAGCGCTCCATTCTTTGTAGGGATTGCTCT
It encodes the following:
- a CDS encoding DUF2268 domain-containing protein, encoding MGVIRTDKWLLDLYDEPSELCEKLVAYFERVLASEIHEYLTMHGMYRTPSKNIEDLLKKLKNNNVWKTVHKEKQYLQEEWDGPDVPIFIFPSDTNNQRLIQDSNGKSGLAFSDKLFLFISEENDEEEIRALFTHEYHHVCRLSKYPVNIKDFVLLDTIILEGLAENAVREGFGEKLTASWTSYYSNQQLEKMQNKLVIPNKSIQQTNPRHQRILYGLGLYPKMAGYCVGYHIVKAYMEANKKTTKDVLHMPTDTFMKS
- a CDS encoding YppG family protein → MPMPLFPNRPPNQPPRPSQRPQGGFRPPGVQGGSGGSTKSNLMSMFQTDEGNLDFDKITSTGKQVMDLYGQVSPLITKFIKR
- a CDS encoding GNAT family N-acetyltransferase; this encodes MATIVRKATFRETQEIRKYALKVLKESTMGYVEPSQEKAVQMLSPFLSDGGYYVVSIENNNLQGWIGLGSIMDNHTEEMVGFIPEVYVLPAYRKQGVAEQLCKEAFQQLKLQGYKKVQLQVFSGNQVRNLYEKLGFQEISSLMAKEL